The following is a genomic window from Mya arenaria isolate MELC-2E11 chromosome 4, ASM2691426v1.
GCTTCTCAGGCGTCAGGATCGGAACAAGATCTGGATTCAAACAGTGACTCAAGTGAGTCAGATGAAGAGTCAGATGAGGATTATATTGTGGAGGAAACTCCGACCAAAATAGTGACTCGTAAAGTTGCAGGaagaaatgattttataaatccTACACAAACTTCAGCAAACACAGACTTCTTAGGCCCTGGTAACAGTGCCTATATTCCAGGTGCAAAATCACCTCTTGTGATCTCAAAAGAAAAGATTGACTCAGGTCCTAAAAACCCTCTCCTTAAGGTTAAGGATGATACAAAGTTTTCTTACCATTCAGACTCAGATTCAGTTGGTAACAAGAAAAACACCAGTTTCAGTGATAGTGATGATACTGAGGAAGAGAAACCAGTCAAGTCAAACAAAGGAGGCTACGGAGAGAAGAAGACACTTCAGTTTGACGATGATGATGAGTGGAGTGACCTCACACCTAAGCATGACAGGTCTGGGAGATCTAGACTGGTTGATGGGGAGAAAGACCATGACAAGACTCTGGTGGAAGAACCTGACAAACCAGTCAAACATACAGGCATGGGCtgattgttgttattgttttttaaagaaaatgtcaaattacTGTCATGGCCTCATTGAGCATAAACTTTAACCATGACTCATAAACCATTCCAGACACACAATATGCATTGGTGTTGTTAGGCCCATAGCTCTGTCTAGTATCTTATTTTGACACAAGAACACTGTCCACCATATCTGCtgatttgtttttcttcttctgtAGAATATATAGGAATCAATGGTTATGACAGTAGGCTAATTTTCTTACAAGTTCACTCTACAGTTACTGTGCCATATGATTACAACTGCTTCAAATTGcctcatttcattgtaaatgaAGACTgtctttataaacaaaattataacgTCCATGAATATCAGACTGTacattttcatgttatttttgtttgtctgGTTTTTGAGATCAAAAATCTTGAGTTAGTGTACATAGCAGTGGTGTCAGCGTCCATATTCAAAACTTTATCCTTCGCCACAACTCCAAAACCactcaagatattcaaatgatacTTCTCTTAAGTATAATGTCATGTCTCACAATTGCAAAGAAGCATGATATAGGAGTATTGATGGTTGTACTTTTTAGAAGACACTCCACCCACCTCCAAGCTGGTAACAAAGTTGTTCCCCCAACTCAAACCACCCCAGGCTAAACAGGAAGAACAGGTAGGTATTATGTgtaatatgaaaatagaaagtaaattaaaacaataacattttaaagcagTACTATAtagaattatttaatattattaatagatGTTTGCATAGAAAGTCGCTTCCATGAAACTTAAATTGTATGATTGCCTCAAAATTTTGTTATGCTTAAGAGTCAAGTTAATTAcatgttaacaaaaaaaatgtgttagACAACAATAAAAAGAGAGGATTTTTTGAGGGATTTGAAACAcatacattaattttaacaGTTACCATAGCTTTAACCTACGTTACTCCCAAAACAGACCCTACAGAAAGTGCAGGCAGCCAGCCAGGCCAGCAGTGGTGAGGGGATTCAGTCTAAAGTCCTCCGAGACAAACTCATTGAGCTTGAGAGAGAGATTGAAAAGTTCCGCAACGAAAATGCCCACCTGGCCAAGCTTAGGACAGAGAGAGAAGAGGTTAAAAATTGTTTCAAGACTTACATTCAAAAAAAAGTATCTGAGTAGTTTGCTGACTGACCTTTGTACAATTTCAAGTTGGAAGTTTTAGCCTGTCCAAAAAATATTTGCCTGTTCGAACAAACATGTAATTAAATAGTGttcaaaaatagtaaaataatgaatataaactggttttaatgcttttcTGATCTATTTAACAATAGCAACACTACATAGCACATGGACATGTCCTGTAGTAGAAATGAACACACTCAGTCACAAAAAATATGACCTTAATTTctcaaaattaagaaattcaTCAATCTAAACAGTAATAAATTGCCATCATGGATGTATTGTATTTACTCAGCTATTCCTGGCAATCAGCATCATGATTGCATATTGGAAATGGCTGACTTGTCAATATTTAGTAAAGTCAACAAATGAGGGATTGACTTACTACCGCTAAGGCAACTAACAAAAAGACTAAAGTTTTTATcctacatttttcttaaagataCCTTTTTGCTATTTAGTCGTTTAAAAATATGCCAGTCATTCAAAGAGTGCTGGACCCGTACACATTTTTTAGGACTGGCACATTTCGGGAAGACAAAGTGAGATTccagtttttaaattttaatctgaCAATGAGTGGTATGTACGTTGTATTTGGAAGATTTGTATTAGTTGTTTATATGTGATCATCTACCCCCAGGGTCTGACTAAGCTGAAAAAGGAGATTGGGGAGTTTGAGAGAGAGAAAGCTGCAGAGTTGAGGCGGATTGAGGAGTTCCGTACTGAAGAGATGAAGAAACTCAAGTGAGTAATTCAGAAAATATGTATCTTCTTTCATTCATTTACCTCTTGATACCATCCAATGAAAGGCAATGGCAgttgattaaataatttattggtttaaataatgttatggTGAATTGTAGTAATTTTGAAGAACAGatttttcttttcacaaatagtCAACAAATTCTGTGAACCTGATTTACTTGATCAAGGCTAAAAGAGAAAGATCGTATTTTAGACATGAGCGTAAGATGTTTGACAAGTACCAGAAGGCAGCAAGGGCAGGGCCAGACAAGAAAGAGAGGGAGGAGATAGAAAACCTCCGTATGCAGGTATATTAGCCGGCATAGGACTTAATTGGGGTTGCATGTCTTTGTATGGGGATGGTGACTTCATATTGTCTCCAATTTCTTGTATGTTACTATGGAAAAGTGAAAGTGTGTTTCTCTTGCTGAGAAAAATGTTAATAGTTGTTTAAGCAGTGTAATAGGTAAGAcacaataaagtttttttacaGTTTGCAAGCATTGTCACTAAGTCAATCATGTctgtattttttaatgatttgaattaatataatcatttacACTGCAGCTCACCGAGCTACAGGAGGAGCTAAAGAGGAAGGAGTCCCGGTGGACGTCGACCACGTCCCGACTGCGGGACAAGATGGAGGCCGTGGAGCACGAGAATGAGGAACTGAAGGAGGAGGTGAAACTCCTTGAGAGGAAACGTCTCGAGTGGATGGCCAGAGATGATAAGGTACACATTCAGTAAGCTTTGAATGTGTGTTGAAAAGCAGTTCTTAGGATGGTAGTTGTAACACTGTTAACCTGCCGATATAGTTACACAATGTAACCTTTTTATGCAGATTAGGTTGACCTGGAAGTGACCAATATCAATCAATATTAGCTagtctgttttttttaagataaaagcCACTGTAATGTCATAGCTGCGTTTTGCAAAACCTTTAACCTTGGCCAgaactgaaataaaattcaaggtattcaaatgaaattttgtacacatgttgcatGAAACAATACACACTTGtttagcaaggcccataacatTGGCTTATTAATTGTAGAGTTATGCCCCATGTTTACCTAAAAATAGATGAGTGTCAGCAGCCCTGTTGTTTATAGTAATTCTATATACAAGTTACCTTGAACAGTTTCTTTCGTTAATccataaacattgaaaataatttccaATAAATTTTCAAGATGtgcaaaatattgcaatatttttacatttaaaaatgttctcatatatataatattttgtaaatgatcACATAACAATGTCTATGGCTTTAAAGAATAAGGGCAAGATGAACAATCTGCGAAGCAGTACTCCTACTGATGAGGGCTTGAAAAACCATGTGGACCACCTCACAAATGGAGGACCTGAATATGGAGGGGGGGAACTCAATGGTATGAAGTATTCAATTAGGACAGTTCTTCCATCCGGCACTGTTTTAGTTTACTTATTATAATGGTATCATATTAATGATTAATTATAACTTGATAAAAGATCTTTACAAAAATTGTGAATGAAAGTGAATACCCAGATGATCTCTAATACTGAACTGACTCATGTGTTTCAGATTTATCAGCACTATCATCAGTGAGGACAGGTGTACAAAAGACCCAACCAGCTCATTCCAAGGCAAATATTCGCTCATCTTTTCCTCCATCCCAAATGTCACACTCCTCTCACACTTCAGGTTACAATTCACACTCATCCTCACACAATTCACACTCATCCTCACACAATTCATACTCTTCTTCATACAGTACTCACCCCTCATCTCACACACATAGTGCTCAATCTACACATGGCCATCAAACTACTCACACAACCACACATGGGAAATTGTCCAATGTGAACCAGTCAACAAAGACCAATACAGCAACAAAAGGCAATCAGTCTAACAAGAAGATTACCCACAATGCAAAACATGGTCATGCTACTCAGGGATTGTCTCAAAATGCAGGAAAAGCAAACAAACCAGCGGGCAAAGTTGGAAATGTGAAGGGAGATCCAAAGAATGTTCTGCGTAATTCTTACGGTGAAGATGTACCGAGGCAGGAACTTGGCCCATCAGCTGCCCCACAAGAGTAAGTACAAGGAGATGAACAAACTATTGATGCAAAGTGCTTTGGTTCTTTATTGTTCTGAAagaaataagttaaatattttcactccttTGAATGATTTGACCCTGAGTATAGTCAATACATGAATGGGAGTTGAAGGGTTATAAAACTATATCATTAggagtgtgtttgttttaatatatacctTTTATGAAGTTAAATGTGTACGGCTATGATTGATTTCTTTGTATAGTTGTTTAATTTACTTATTTACATGTTTCAGAGTAAGCATGTATTCTGAGGGAGACAGTGAGGCTCCTGCACCAGGGCCCTCCAACCTGCACCAGGGAGACAGTCAGGTCGCCAACCGCGGGTCCACCAATATGCCTCGAAAGTTTGCCACCAGACAGTATGGTGTAGACAGGTCTGTCATAGACAAAGGTGACCACAATGAATATGATGAAATACAGCACAGCGATGGCAAGGTACTGGCAAACATTTGACTGTAACTGACTTACAATGACTGTAACTGTgtataattatgacatttcGGGCATTTAGTAGGCAATTGAATCAACAACTCTTTATATAAGagtccttttttatttttatgaatacttaaattaaatttatcacTTACATTTTAATGGAAATCTCAACAACATTTTTCTGCAGATTGAAAGGACTTATCGTAGCGGAGCTCGAGAAATACTCTTCACCAATGGCACAAAGAAGGAGATATCATCTGACGGAAGGTCCATTATTGTGTCATTCTTCAACGGAGATGTGAAGCAAATCATGCATGACCAGAGGGTGGTATGTAAATAGAAGAAGTATTAAATTTCCAtttctttaagtaaatatttcaataatacataTTCATACCTGACATTAGACATGAGCATAAATTTTTTTCAGTACAAGATCAAATATTTGTGAGAAGGAGAAATAGCGCAATCTCTTTCCCAAGATGTGGCAATGTCCTTGTATCACGAATATCCAACTTAATATTCTAAACAAGACTATAAATTGAGTGGCATCTGTTTGGAGTGTAGTCCCAGTAAGAGGGGAAATTTTAGCACATATCACTGGAAACAAGGCACATATTATTCGCCAATTATAAGGGTACTCCttaacaagatgaaacttcttTGACTCGTAATAGCACAAAGCGTGGCAAGAATTCCAATGATAACACCAGTTGGAAAGAAGACTTGGGCACTGCTTTATTCCAAATTGACTCACTGATCTGAAGTTGTATTCGATTTAGCACTTAACCCATTTAAAGCATACACAAATGAGTTCCTGatgtattcttaaaaaaaaaaacaatgagaagaattgtttttaaagatcATTGTCACGAATATACAAACCTTGGTTTATATGTCTGTGTTGTAGTTGTTGATTTATTCAGTGCAATGATTTTGAACTACCGGTAAGCTGTAAATCCCAAAGCAAGGTTACACACTACTGATACAAATGGAACATAAATTTTTCAGCAGCAGATGAgactattaaattatttattttgcaattataaaTGGGATTTTTCTCAATGGTCAcaagaaaaatgaattaaacactTTGTCACGATCTCATCTTAATTGGATTAGGCATGAACTTTTACATATACATAGTTTTTCTGTAATGACAATTACGAGCTAGTCAAATGAAGTTTTCCTATATTAAATGACTACAATTAAGCTATTATACAAATCATATTGAACAtgtaaatttcatgttttaggTTTACTACTATGCTGAGAACAAAACTACACACACAACATACCCtgatggtttggaaatactgcAATTTCCAAAGTAagtattaatgaaaaatgttttggatGATATACTCATTAGATGACTATAAtttattgctagattttcatcctcGCCTGCCATCTCTTTTTTCACCACCCCTTTAAGttaatttaatcaaataaaattgttgatCTGGGCTCTGTATTTGCGTTTCAGTCCGGTACTGTCTGTGAACTGCGTTTATTCATACCGTCAGTCTCTATGTAAACATTCCCCTATAGAAGAGCAGAATTGTTACGATGGTGTTCGTCGTTCTACTTATCACCTGTATATCGCcccttatgcaataagaaagagcatgaacagaTATCCAACaatgaaacagtcatctaagaaaataaaaaataaaatgtcacctTCATCCCCTATTTTCCaaaaaattggatgaaaatctaggaTTCAATTTATATTTGGGCTTATTGTTGATAAAGAAGGTACTTCATGTACTAATGATTATGCCCATTAAATAGAATTTATCCATGAAGTTAAAAAACTTGTCTCTCACTTCCAATATGCACAAATTTTTATTCATCCAATTATATATCAGCTACAAATGTAAGTGTTTTTACTTAAACGCTTAACCTGTACCATTTCAGTGAGCAAACAGAGAAGCTGTACCCAGATGGTACCAAGGAGATCACATTCCCTGACCAGACTGTCAAATACATCTTTCCAAATGGCTCTGAGGAGAGTATTTTCCCGGACGGCACAGTGATACGACTGGAGAAGAACGGGAATAAAACTATGGAGTTCCCGAATGGGCAGCGGGAAATACACACACAGGAGTACAAGGTGAGTCTTGTTAGGTAGCTATAGAAATACTCGGGGAATTTTGTTCCTCATGAAATAGAAATTATCAGACCTTCTCTGTGTATTATGACACTTTCGAAAAAATAGGGCATATATAGGTATGCAAATGTCAGCAGTAGGTTGGTCTGCCTCATATGACTAACTTGTCTGCCCAACCATTAAACAATGATTCGACTAAGGactatgaaacttcagtggtagaTTGCCCTTGACCAGTGGATGACCCCCTATAGTTTTttggtcagtaggtcaaaggtcaaggttaggCAGTCTTATAAAAACTTTGTGGgcacaataaaacaatttgacCTAGGACTATGAATCTTCGTTTGTATGTTGTACTTGATAATAAGATGACCACTACTGCATTGGGGGAcagtagatcaaaggtcaaggtcacaataaacatgttttgatattttgtccaCACAATAACTTGAGAGCTACTTGATCTAGGGCAATGAATATTCAATTGTAGGCTTGTTTGTCCACAACCAATAGATGACTTGATTTGGAAACTTTGTCTACGTAAAATCTTGACTGTGAAATTACTTATTATACCCCACAACTTTGGCTAACGTAGAATAATGCATGTTGTTACGTCATACGTCCATCTGTCAATATGTCCccttttttagctcacctgagcatgaagtgctcaacgtgagctattgtgatcgccctgtgtccgtcgtccatcgtcaacaatttgactgttaacactctagaggtcacaatttgggcactatcttaatgaaacttggtcagaatgttaccctcaataaaatcttggatgagttcgatattgggtcatcttgggtttaaactaggtcaccaggtcaaattaaaggaaaagcttgttaacactatagaggtcacatttatgactgtatcttcaggaaacttggtcagaatgttaatattaatactctCTAGGGCAAGTTCgattctgggtcatgtgcggtcaaaaactaggtcaccaggtcaaattgaaggaaaatcttgttaacactctagaggtctcatttataaatgtatcttcatgaaagttggtcagattgtttatatttataatctttaagccaagtttaaatctgggtcatgtgcggtcaaaaactaggtcaccaggtcaaatcataggaaaagcttgttagcactctacaggtcacatttatgactgtatcttcaggaaacttagtcagaatgtttatattaattagctctatgccaagttcgaatctggatcatatgcagtcaaaaactaggtcaccaggtcaaatttaaggaaaagctttttaacactctagaggtcacatttataaaggtttcttcatgaaagttggtcagaatgtttacattaattatctttaagtcaagtttaaaactgggtcatgtgcggtcaaaaactaggtcataaggtcaaatcataggaaaagcttgttagcactctagaggtcacatttatgactgtatcattgggaatcttggtcagaatgtttatattgattacctcTTGGCCAAGTTCgattctgggtcatgtgcagtcaaaaactaggtcaccaggtcaaatttaagaaaaagcttgttaccactttagaggtcacatttataactgtatcttaatgacacatttatgaccatatgttcatggaacttgatcagaatgttattgttgatgatcttgattggatcaggtgagcgattcagagccttcagggccctcttctTTTAATTTTGGGTAAATGATCAAGGTCATAGCCATTtgcaattcatttcttttaaagacaGCTTAATGCAGTGTAGCATATGTTTCTGACAGAGCGGAGCTCAGAGAGTGTGATGTTTAAAAGCAactcttgttttgtttagtttaatGAAATATCTGGTCTAATttggtttcattttaatttgtacaCATGTTGTTGATTAAGTTTGCATTGgctaatattaatttatattaaacttgGAGTTTCATAGATGACAGTACCACATGTAAATTAATAATCTGCTTATGAATCTAATAATTGTAACCAGTGGACATAAACTCTGatctaaaatatcaaatttcctaacaaacactaaataaacaacacaatcaCAAAGTCATAGTTCATAATGTATTTGACAATTCAAACTTTATCGAGTTGCAAAcaaattgacaataaataaatcaatcacaAATCAACAagaaatttatttaagtataaattcatcaatcaatgacaaatcaacaagaaattatatactaaataatacataaatgtatccaatcataaaaatataccaaacaatTAAACAGTTATGCAATACTACTTGTAATAGGatcattaatattatataaatatacattgaagtcatttatatgaaaatccTTTGACCAAAACATACTGATTACTATTGtacaatatatatcataaacaattcttatctataataaatgaaatacatattttgtcaagacatatcaatcattcatacatttacaaactgaaattttttaataatatattatgaggCAGAGTGGGCGGGCAAAAATTTCTACAAACTTGCAACCCAAAGAAAAAATGTTCTAATTAATAAACGCgaactttttctttatttataccCCTAAAACGAACAGCCGATCAATTTAAAGTTCATAAGCAATGACCCTTAAACATCAATACTGCAGAAACTATAAaccaaaagtgaaagtaaattacgcggtaaatatttaaaaaaaattaagttaaagtAATGCCTTTAATAGCAGATTTTAAACTATTCATGTTTGTTGATAAAAGCTCTACAGTACAAAGCCAatgttcattttgcaaaaatgtatttgtgaaATACATCTTTCCTATAGTCTTTTAGTTTCCTTTCATTTAGTCACCCTTTTCAAACTTTCTAGAGTCGGGAATACCCAGACGGCACAGTTAAGACGGTTTACCCGGACGGGCGCCAGGAGACGCGTTACTCAAATGGGAGATTAAGGGTGAAGGACAAGGATGGCAATATCGTGGTGGACAGGCTGTGCTGAAAACTACTAAAATGGGAATTTCTTTGATATAGTGTCTTAGCTATTCTAAATGGACAGAGATATATTTTGCCTAGTCTTGTCTGTATCTCAGTTAGCTTTCTACAATTGATAATGCTGTTTCCTTAATCCTGagttctgtatttatttataagcaaaTTGATTTACTGGTCAgagaaatcatttatttatatttgaacaaaagattacagttaaGTTTGTAAGACTATTTTCATAGTTGAATTGAGAATTTGATTTATGATTatgttcaacattttaaaaaagctaTTTATCAGTGTTAAGTATTCACTTAATATTAACTTAATCTTATttggtttgtaaaataaaaagtgtaatGTACACAAAGTATAGCTCTGGAGgcatttaaattgtttacagaaacaGTTGAAAGATGACAAGCTTTGTCAGTAAGCAACATCGACATGCCATAGGTACTGATTACCAGTTCTTCACAACAGTGGTCGGGAAGTATCAatcagtttaaaagttaaaccTAAAATATACTGAGTTACACACTATATTGTTCATTCAATGAACTTTTAGTTCTGAATAAGATTGTACcttatttgtaacatttgttaCTCAAATACAGGATATTTTGATAAAGGGCCCATTACAGTATGCTTTCTCATGAATGATACTTCATGTTTGGTGTCAAgtcaaatgttttgttgaagGGTTGTATGATTATTTTCGTACTGGTAGCTTGAATGCCAGAAGATTCCAGACTTTTCTTTCCTAAATATTTAAACGTTGCTTGCTACCTTAGTATTAAATCCAtgctttattgttaaaacactttGTTTGAACCTGACTGAGCAACgttaaaaactgattttgatttattcatattttattgcatacaaACAAGTTTACATAATACATTAACACATTCTGATGcaaatatttcagtttatatatatataagttagaAATCAGCCCTCCCTGTTTTGTCAGACTTATATCAACAAAAAGAAATAGCATAAGGATTTATAAATTATCACTATGATATAAACTGCTACCTTTAGAAAATCCTTGTGTAAAAAAGTTGTATTAAAACGGACTGAGTTCAATTGAGAtatggaaaaagaaaaaaaagaaaaagtttgtCGCCATAACCCCCTTTTTAATTTTCACCGGAAAGACAGCAATAACAACTGT
Proteins encoded in this region:
- the LOC128232673 gene encoding centromere protein J-like isoform X1 translates to MGDSSFNGRPTWSSAPGHIPYPQMPITSNPQMDPRFNFQMRPGAMNGYPVMPPPMSTPMSGSFPMWDMEVPSQMFMQAMNFDRLMAGQNAANQMVNTSRASEEMPGQGDTGREMIEQQQAAEQARLLQRFKELRSWQQQQQEILMSQQHQQLSILKKEQERMQSLITNQNHPGAGNHPSDMATPPRRNLPPGTDVRQLMGMTQQQLSQQQQLSQQQQLSQQQQLSKLQQSNGSLPKPVIYVQPKEDDDEIKTNPDLFSDTNSNRGSQATVEDGMFPIPDSASEASDIGFIRQPANPVQYRPRFNKHELDAPKKMHRSMSELEADTEFLNLSSQSPTFLDMHNPVQSRPAGSEIAEEDEHTEEGDSQSSDDDDSDDDNNTDDDDESEEEDQEDTQIEVHAAVNPDEVPIKPGIKGGKTFEELLEEQLRAEEERLKQSEIAADSPVQKKRTFLKKGQGIARYEQRPKKRAPRPRKPGASSTAMSTSTHKTTEAANSAKTGGKVTSKPPSQSKSTASQKQAAQNGKQQKADSSNKTQAGKQQKQEKRAGSKAPEKPGKPPSEPCNQEIRPHKAESIPDDASFVAGMHWRQKESEQDLVDLDEFEILEQFADNMSFCSNSSIVTRGLRGLQSDRILPGVQPKAQEVGRPVSPRAALIRKLEQEASQKSQQQDKQHLVRHSNKPPSENTKPHTDSAKHKQAKRKEAPGRFKPIMEEGGSKTAKEHESESDTEEGSDSDSVKDYKVHTSKSKSSHSDMLHSEANSRSDHKHRLDTSVHEYMERSKNDSVCSTDKKLVRVLSYTAMTETSSASQASGSEQDLDSNSDSSESDEESDEDYIVEETPTKIVTRKVAGRNDFINPTQTSANTDFLGPGNSAYIPGAKSPLVISKEKIDSGPKNPLLKVKDDTKFSYHSDSDSVGNKKNTSFSDSDDTEEEKPVKSNKGGYGEKKTLQFDDDDEWSDLTPKHDRSGRSRLVDGEKDHDKTLVEEPDKPVKHTEDTPPTSKLVTKLFPQLKPPQAKQEEQTLQKVQAASQASSGEGIQSKVLRDKLIELEREIEKFRNENAHLAKLRTEREEGLTKLKKEIGEFEREKAAELRRIEEFRTEEMKKLKHERKMFDKYQKAARAGPDKKEREEIENLRMQLTELQEELKRKESRWTSTTSRLRDKMEAVEHENEELKEEVKLLERKRLEWMARDDKNKGKMNNLRSSTPTDEGLKNHVDHLTNGGPEYGGGELNDLSALSSVRTGVQKTQPAHSKANIRSSFPPSQMSHSSHTSGYNSHSSSHNSHSSSHNSYSSSYSTHPSSHTHSAQSTHGHQTTHTTTHGKLSNVNQSTKTNTATKGNQSNKKITHNAKHGHATQGLSQNAGKANKPAGKVGNVKGDPKNVLRNSYGEDVPRQELGPSAAPQEVSMYSEGDSEAPAPGPSNLHQGDSQVANRGSTNMPRKFATRQYGVDRSVIDKGDHNEYDEIQHSDGKIERTYRSGAREILFTNGTKKEISSDGRSIIVSFFNGDVKQIMHDQRVVYYYAENKTTHTTYPDGLEILQFPNEQTEKLYPDGTKEITFPDQTVKYIFPNGSEESIFPDGTVIRLEKNGNKTMEFPNGQREIHTQEYKSREYPDGTVKTVYPDGRQETRYSNGRLRVKDKDGNIVVDRLC
- the LOC128232673 gene encoding centromere protein J-like isoform X2, coding for MGDSSFNGRPTWSSAPGHIPYPQMPITSNPQMDPRFNFQMRPGAMNGYPVMPPPMSTPMSGSFPMWDMEVPSQMFMQAMNFDRLMAGQNAANQMVNTSRASEEMPGQGDTGREMIEQQQAAEQARLLQRFKELRSWQQQQQEILMSQQHQQLSILKKEQERMQSLITNQNHPGNHPSDMATPPRRNLPPGTDVRQLMGMTQQQLSQQQQLSQQQQLSQQQQLSKLQQSNGSLPKPVIYVQPKEDDDEIKTNPDLFSDTNSNRGSQATVEDGMFPIPDSASEASDIGFIRQPANPVQYRPRFNKHELDAPKKMHRSMSELEADTEFLNLSSQSPTFLDMHNPVQSRPAGSEIAEEDEHTEEGDSQSSDDDDSDDDNNTDDDDESEEEDQEDTQIEVHAAVNPDEVPIKPGIKGGKTFEELLEEQLRAEEERLKQSEIAADSPVQKKRTFLKKGQGIARYEQRPKKRAPRPRKPGASSTAMSTSTHKTTEAANSAKTGGKVTSKPPSQSKSTASQKQAAQNGKQQKADSSNKTQAGKQQKQEKRAGSKAPEKPGKPPSEPCNQEIRPHKAESIPDDASFVAGMHWRQKESEQDLVDLDEFEILEQFADNMSFCSNSSIVTRGLRGLQSDRILPGVQPKAQEVGRPVSPRAALIRKLEQEASQKSQQQDKQHLVRHSNKPPSENTKPHTDSAKHKQAKRKEAPGRFKPIMEEGGSKTAKEHESESDTEEGSDSDSVKDYKVHTSKSKSSHSDMLHSEANSRSDHKHRLDTSVHEYMERSKNDSVCSTDKKLVRVLSYTAMTETSSASQASGSEQDLDSNSDSSESDEESDEDYIVEETPTKIVTRKVAGRNDFINPTQTSANTDFLGPGNSAYIPGAKSPLVISKEKIDSGPKNPLLKVKDDTKFSYHSDSDSVGNKKNTSFSDSDDTEEEKPVKSNKGGYGEKKTLQFDDDDEWSDLTPKHDRSGRSRLVDGEKDHDKTLVEEPDKPVKHTEDTPPTSKLVTKLFPQLKPPQAKQEEQTLQKVQAASQASSGEGIQSKVLRDKLIELEREIEKFRNENAHLAKLRTEREEGLTKLKKEIGEFEREKAAELRRIEEFRTEEMKKLKHERKMFDKYQKAARAGPDKKEREEIENLRMQLTELQEELKRKESRWTSTTSRLRDKMEAVEHENEELKEEVKLLERKRLEWMARDDKNKGKMNNLRSSTPTDEGLKNHVDHLTNGGPEYGGGELNDLSALSSVRTGVQKTQPAHSKANIRSSFPPSQMSHSSHTSGYNSHSSSHNSHSSSHNSYSSSYSTHPSSHTHSAQSTHGHQTTHTTTHGKLSNVNQSTKTNTATKGNQSNKKITHNAKHGHATQGLSQNAGKANKPAGKVGNVKGDPKNVLRNSYGEDVPRQELGPSAAPQEVSMYSEGDSEAPAPGPSNLHQGDSQVANRGSTNMPRKFATRQYGVDRSVIDKGDHNEYDEIQHSDGKIERTYRSGAREILFTNGTKKEISSDGRSIIVSFFNGDVKQIMHDQRVVYYYAENKTTHTTYPDGLEILQFPNEQTEKLYPDGTKEITFPDQTVKYIFPNGSEESIFPDGTVIRLEKNGNKTMEFPNGQREIHTQEYKSREYPDGTVKTVYPDGRQETRYSNGRLRVKDKDGNIVVDRLC